The following are encoded together in the Drosophila takahashii strain IR98-3 E-12201 chromosome X, DtakHiC1v2, whole genome shotgun sequence genome:
- the LOC108055804 gene encoding scoloptoxin SSD14 isoform X1, which produces MLYGELFDAFGDLLVGCCKKYAVCWIILVVAAVGVTLGLVFGLRDKAEEPRRMGAVASNGVGCAEVGGTMLDIGGSAADAAIATMLCEGVMLPHSLGVGGGFVATIYSKELDHKETLIARETAPAAATQDMFVGKEITGALSCAVPSEIYGYSKLHTKYGRLPWKTLFQPTIDLCRHGILVSRYLAGVLQREEERIRSEPSMAEIFVNPKTDEVYKEGEVMYRHTLAETLEIIANEGAQVIYGGGRVGRKLVEDIQEMGGIITEEDLQKYDVRWEMPLHARFGNYDLITSPLPTSGAVLTFILNVMEPLYTTNTDRYWQRLIETFKHAYGHRTNLGDVHYEPDVQEIYENLVDPSFAAEIRKLILDDRTFEDMGYYGANFANEEDHGTAHISVLAPNGDAISVTSTINSHLGAKVRSRQTGFILNDEMDDFSTPGKINAYGIPASPANFIKPGKRPMSSTCPSIVLDSHGNVKLIVGGAGGSKITTSVAQTILRYFVLNEPIEKAVNAGRLHHQLAPMHIDMEPDVPRHTVAYLRAIGHDIKFLEDDKAYSAQTAIGILGGEPHPVCDRRRRGSAVVVEPDRLD; this is translated from the exons ATGTTGTATGGGGAGCTGTTCGACGCCTTTGGTGACCTATTAGTCGG ATGCTGCAAGAAGTATGCCGTCTGCTGGATCATCCTGGTGGTGGCCGCCGTGGGCGTCACTTTGGGCCTGGTCTTCGGGCTGCGGGACAAGGCGGAGGAGCCGCGTCGCATGGGCGCCGTTGCCTCGAACGGCGTGGGATGCGCCGAGGTGGGCGGGACCATGTTGGATATCGGAGGATCGGCGGCGGATGCGGCCATAGCCACCATGTTGTGCGAGGGCGTCATGCTGCCGCACAGCTTGGGCGTGGGCGGTGGCTTTGTGGCCACCATTTACTCCAAGGAGCTGGATCACAAGGAGACGCTGATTGCCCGCGAAACTGCGCCGGCGGCGGCCACGCAGGACATGTTCGTGGGCAAGGAGATCACGGGAGCTCTCTCGTGCGCCGTTCCCAGCGAGATCTATGGCTACTCCAAGCTGCACACAAAGTACGGCAGACTGCCGTGGAAGACGCTCTTCCAGCCGACCATCGATCTCTGCCGTCACGGCATCCTGGTCTCCAGATATCTGGCGGGGGTCCTGCAGCGCGAGGAGGAGCGCATCCGCAGCGAACCGTCCATGGCCGAGATCTTTGTTAACCCGAAAACCGATGAGGTCTACAAGGAGGGTGAGGTCATGTACCGTCACACACTGGCTGAAACGCTGGAGATCATCGCCAATGAGGGCGCCCAGGTCATCTATGGCGGGGGCAGGGTGGGCAGGAAACTGGTCGAGGACATCCAGGAGATGGGCGGCATCATTACCGAGGAGGATCTGCAGAAATACGA TGTTCGCTGGGAAATGCCGCTGCACGCTCGCTTTGGGAACTACGATCTGATCACCTCGCCACTGCCCACCAGTGGAGCCGTGCTGACCTTCATCCTGAACGTGATGGAGCCGCTGTACACGACGAATACGGACAGGTACTGGCAGCGATTGATCGAGACCTTCAAGCACGCCTACGGGCATCGCACCAATTTGGGCGACGTCCACTACGAGCCGGATGTGCAGGAGATCTACGAGAATCTGGTGGATCCCAGCTTTGCCGCGGAGATCCGTAAGCTGATCCTGGACGACAGGACCTTCGAGGATATGGGGTATTATGGGGCGAATTTCGCCAACGAAGAGGATCACGGGACGGCGCACATTTCCGTTTTGGCCCCGAATGGCGATGCCATTTCGGTGACGAGCACTATTAATAGTCATTTGGGTGCCAAGGTGAGATCCCGCCAGACGGGTTTCATTCTAAACGACGAGATGGATGACTTTAGCACCCCGGGAAAGATCAATGCCTACGGGATACCCGCCAGTCCGGCGAATTTCATTAAGCCCGGAAAGCGTCCCATGTCCTCCACATGTCCCAGCATCGTTTTGGATTCGCATGGCAATGTTAAGTTGATTGTGGGAGGAGCCGGTGGCTCAAAGATCACCACCTCGGTGGCCCAGACCATTCTGCGTTACTTTGTGTTGAATGAACCGATTGAGAAGGCTGTGAATGCCGGTCGTCTGCATCATCAACTGGCGCCCATGCACATCGACATGGAACCGGATGTGCCCAGGCATACGGTGGCCTATTTGCGGGCCATCGGGCATGATATTAAGTTCCTCGAAGATGACAAGGCCTATTCCGCCCAGACGGCCATCGGAATTTTGGGCGGCGAACCGCATCCCGTCTGCGATCGAAGGAGAAGGGGCAGCGCAGTGGTCGTGGAGCCAGATCGCTTGGATTAG
- the LOC108055804 gene encoding scoloptoxin SSD14 isoform X2, which produces MGAVASNGVGCAEVGGTMLDIGGSAADAAIATMLCEGVMLPHSLGVGGGFVATIYSKELDHKETLIARETAPAAATQDMFVGKEITGALSCAVPSEIYGYSKLHTKYGRLPWKTLFQPTIDLCRHGILVSRYLAGVLQREEERIRSEPSMAEIFVNPKTDEVYKEGEVMYRHTLAETLEIIANEGAQVIYGGGRVGRKLVEDIQEMGGIITEEDLQKYDVRWEMPLHARFGNYDLITSPLPTSGAVLTFILNVMEPLYTTNTDRYWQRLIETFKHAYGHRTNLGDVHYEPDVQEIYENLVDPSFAAEIRKLILDDRTFEDMGYYGANFANEEDHGTAHISVLAPNGDAISVTSTINSHLGAKVRSRQTGFILNDEMDDFSTPGKINAYGIPASPANFIKPGKRPMSSTCPSIVLDSHGNVKLIVGGAGGSKITTSVAQTILRYFVLNEPIEKAVNAGRLHHQLAPMHIDMEPDVPRHTVAYLRAIGHDIKFLEDDKAYSAQTAIGILGGEPHPVCDRRRRGSAVVVEPDRLD; this is translated from the exons ATGGGCGCCGTTGCCTCGAACGGCGTGGGATGCGCCGAGGTGGGCGGGACCATGTTGGATATCGGAGGATCGGCGGCGGATGCGGCCATAGCCACCATGTTGTGCGAGGGCGTCATGCTGCCGCACAGCTTGGGCGTGGGCGGTGGCTTTGTGGCCACCATTTACTCCAAGGAGCTGGATCACAAGGAGACGCTGATTGCCCGCGAAACTGCGCCGGCGGCGGCCACGCAGGACATGTTCGTGGGCAAGGAGATCACGGGAGCTCTCTCGTGCGCCGTTCCCAGCGAGATCTATGGCTACTCCAAGCTGCACACAAAGTACGGCAGACTGCCGTGGAAGACGCTCTTCCAGCCGACCATCGATCTCTGCCGTCACGGCATCCTGGTCTCCAGATATCTGGCGGGGGTCCTGCAGCGCGAGGAGGAGCGCATCCGCAGCGAACCGTCCATGGCCGAGATCTTTGTTAACCCGAAAACCGATGAGGTCTACAAGGAGGGTGAGGTCATGTACCGTCACACACTGGCTGAAACGCTGGAGATCATCGCCAATGAGGGCGCCCAGGTCATCTATGGCGGGGGCAGGGTGGGCAGGAAACTGGTCGAGGACATCCAGGAGATGGGCGGCATCATTACCGAGGAGGATCTGCAGAAATACGA TGTTCGCTGGGAAATGCCGCTGCACGCTCGCTTTGGGAACTACGATCTGATCACCTCGCCACTGCCCACCAGTGGAGCCGTGCTGACCTTCATCCTGAACGTGATGGAGCCGCTGTACACGACGAATACGGACAGGTACTGGCAGCGATTGATCGAGACCTTCAAGCACGCCTACGGGCATCGCACCAATTTGGGCGACGTCCACTACGAGCCGGATGTGCAGGAGATCTACGAGAATCTGGTGGATCCCAGCTTTGCCGCGGAGATCCGTAAGCTGATCCTGGACGACAGGACCTTCGAGGATATGGGGTATTATGGGGCGAATTTCGCCAACGAAGAGGATCACGGGACGGCGCACATTTCCGTTTTGGCCCCGAATGGCGATGCCATTTCGGTGACGAGCACTATTAATAGTCATTTGGGTGCCAAGGTGAGATCCCGCCAGACGGGTTTCATTCTAAACGACGAGATGGATGACTTTAGCACCCCGGGAAAGATCAATGCCTACGGGATACCCGCCAGTCCGGCGAATTTCATTAAGCCCGGAAAGCGTCCCATGTCCTCCACATGTCCCAGCATCGTTTTGGATTCGCATGGCAATGTTAAGTTGATTGTGGGAGGAGCCGGTGGCTCAAAGATCACCACCTCGGTGGCCCAGACCATTCTGCGTTACTTTGTGTTGAATGAACCGATTGAGAAGGCTGTGAATGCCGGTCGTCTGCATCATCAACTGGCGCCCATGCACATCGACATGGAACCGGATGTGCCCAGGCATACGGTGGCCTATTTGCGGGCCATCGGGCATGATATTAAGTTCCTCGAAGATGACAAGGCCTATTCCGCCCAGACGGCCATCGGAATTTTGGGCGGCGAACCGCATCCCGTCTGCGATCGAAGGAGAAGGGGCAGCGCAGTGGTCGTGGAGCCAGATCGCTTGGATTAG